One region of Ardenticatena maritima genomic DNA includes:
- a CDS encoding bactofilin family protein, whose amino-acid sequence MKRTFWMLLGLLAIVATLAATPVWADTCDRTEDVALLGQNMTIESGETFCGDIAIMGGSLVVEQDAKVRGDIAIAGGSATVDGTVDGDIAVFGGQVTLGETALVTGDVALAGGTLNREAGARVEGRVAEAGDFPDLGFNFTPGTFNFLEGGAVRARGPMEMVLAAMWWGFRTVMKIFILGALAFLLALLAPNALRNATRTAEQSPIESFAVGCLGILAMVLLIILSAITIIGIPVALVLVVILVAGLLYGLIVTGTLLGERLLKGLNVTAVRLTTAAVVGVVLIEILRALTDVVPLMGGLLSFTVSVLVISLGAGAVVLSRGGQQVYGGKGISAFLPGDSGNTPPPPATPTPTPPAPPAPPAPTGPDPLDELFADLETEATDEEAEEDKPTDDEATDDDTPTSPSAS is encoded by the coding sequence ATGAAGCGCACATTTTGGATGTTGCTCGGGCTTTTGGCGATTGTCGCCACTCTAGCCGCCACCCCAGTCTGGGCGGATACGTGCGACCGCACAGAGGATGTTGCCCTGTTGGGGCAAAACATGACGATTGAAAGCGGTGAGACCTTCTGCGGCGATATCGCCATTATGGGCGGGTCGCTTGTCGTGGAACAAGACGCCAAAGTGCGCGGCGATATTGCCATTGCCGGCGGGTCGGCAACAGTGGATGGGACTGTAGACGGCGATATCGCCGTCTTTGGCGGGCAAGTGACGTTGGGCGAAACGGCGCTTGTCACGGGTGATGTCGCACTGGCAGGCGGCACGCTCAATCGTGAAGCCGGCGCACGGGTCGAAGGGCGGGTTGCCGAAGCAGGCGATTTCCCCGATTTGGGCTTCAACTTCACGCCCGGCACGTTCAACTTCCTGGAAGGTGGGGCTGTTCGGGCGCGTGGTCCCATGGAGATGGTGCTTGCCGCGATGTGGTGGGGTTTTCGCACCGTCATGAAGATTTTCATCCTGGGTGCCCTGGCGTTCTTGCTAGCGTTGCTTGCCCCCAACGCCCTGCGCAACGCCACACGCACCGCCGAACAAAGCCCGATTGAAAGTTTTGCAGTCGGCTGTCTGGGCATCCTCGCCATGGTTCTGCTCATCATTTTGTCAGCCATCACCATTATCGGCATCCCCGTGGCGCTCGTGCTGGTTGTGATTCTTGTCGCCGGCTTGCTCTACGGCCTCATCGTGACTGGAACCTTGCTCGGCGAGCGCTTGCTGAAAGGGTTGAACGTGACGGCTGTGCGCCTCACGACGGCGGCGGTTGTCGGGGTCGTGCTTATCGAGATTTTGCGCGCCCTGACAGACGTTGTGCCGCTCATGGGCGGGTTGCTCAGTTTCACCGTCTCGGTGCTCGTCATCAGCCTGGGGGCAGGCGCAGTGGTTTTGAGCCGCGGGGGGCAACAGGTGTATGGCGGCAAAGGCATCTCGGCTTTTTTGCCGGGCGATAGCGGCAACACGCCACCACCGCCAGCGACGCCGACGCCGACACCGCCAGCGCCACCAGCGCCACCAGCACCAACCGGTCCCGACCCTCTGGATGAACTCTTCGCAGACCTGGAAACAGAGGCAACAGACGAAGAGGCGGAAGAAGACAAACCGACTGACGACGAAGCGACAGACGACGATACCCCAACCTCACCTTCCGCTTCGTAA
- a CDS encoding gluconokinase → MAESFSSTISTTAAEAPFILSLDIGTSSVRALLFDRHARHIEGTLVRATYPLRTATDGTAETDADAVLNALCHCLDTLTAQHAHLLKHVAAVGACTLAATIVGLDEHQRPLTPLFIYADTRPAADVETLRQTLPEQETFQRTGCPFHTAYFPARLLWLRRTAPHLAARVRTWATIDAYLMARFFGELRVSLSNASWLGILNRHTLTWDTPLLAALDLAPHALPTLTDADNPLHGLREPWAQRWPHLRSVPWLPPIGDGAAANIGSGCTSPAHVALTVGTSSALRFMTTTPPETLPWGLWCYRVTRRHALIGGALSEGGNILDWARRTFALNSADVQSILETRPADGHGLTILPFWAGERSPGWRADARATIHGLTLAHTPADIVQAILEAIAYRWAAIFDRCAPFLAHNASVIGSGGALQHLPAWAAIAADVLERPVGLPHPIETSARGVALLALDTLGALTLDAAPPLPLARRYHPRPEQSERYRQARQRQYRLDEQLHARVV, encoded by the coding sequence ATGGCAGAATCATTTTCCAGCACCATTTCCACCACAGCCGCCGAAGCCCCCTTCATCCTGAGCCTGGACATCGGCACATCTTCCGTGCGCGCCCTGCTCTTCGACCGCCACGCACGCCACATCGAAGGCACACTCGTGCGCGCCACCTACCCTCTTCGCACCGCCACAGACGGCACCGCCGAAACCGACGCCGACGCCGTTTTGAACGCTCTATGCCACTGCCTCGACACGCTCACCGCCCAACACGCCCACCTGCTAAAACATGTCGCCGCGGTCGGCGCATGCACACTTGCCGCCACCATCGTCGGGCTGGATGAGCACCAACGCCCCCTCACACCTCTCTTCATCTACGCCGACACACGCCCCGCTGCGGACGTTGAAACCCTGCGCCAGACCCTTCCGGAGCAAGAAACGTTCCAGCGCACCGGCTGCCCCTTCCACACCGCCTACTTTCCCGCGCGCTTGCTCTGGTTGCGCCGAACAGCCCCCCATCTCGCGGCACGGGTGCGCACCTGGGCGACGATTGACGCGTACCTGATGGCGCGTTTTTTTGGCGAACTGCGCGTTTCACTTTCCAACGCGTCATGGCTGGGGATACTCAACCGCCACACGCTCACATGGGACACCCCGCTCCTCGCCGCGCTCGACCTCGCGCCACATGCCTTGCCCACGCTGACTGACGCCGACAACCCGCTCCACGGCTTGCGCGAGCCGTGGGCGCAACGCTGGCCGCACCTGCGCAGTGTGCCCTGGCTGCCTCCCATAGGCGACGGCGCAGCGGCGAATATCGGCAGTGGTTGTACCTCGCCCGCCCATGTTGCGCTTACCGTAGGCACATCCTCCGCCCTGCGTTTCATGACCACCACCCCGCCCGAAACCCTGCCCTGGGGGCTCTGGTGCTACCGCGTCACGCGCCGCCATGCGCTGATTGGCGGGGCATTGAGCGAAGGCGGCAATATCCTTGATTGGGCGCGCCGCACGTTCGCCCTGAACAGCGCCGATGTGCAAAGCATCCTCGAAACCCGTCCCGCCGATGGCCACGGGCTCACCATCCTGCCGTTTTGGGCGGGGGAACGCAGCCCCGGCTGGCGCGCCGACGCCCGCGCCACCATCCACGGGCTAACCCTTGCCCACACCCCCGCCGACATCGTGCAAGCCATTCTCGAAGCCATCGCCTACCGCTGGGCGGCCATCTTCGACCGCTGCGCCCCCTTCCTTGCGCACAACGCCAGCGTGATTGGCAGCGGTGGCGCGCTTCAGCATCTGCCTGCATGGGCGGCAATAGCGGCAGACGTTCTCGAACGCCCCGTTGGGCTTCCACACCCCATCGAAACCTCGGCGCGCGGCGTCGCCCTGCTTGCGCTCGATACGCTGGGCGCGCTCACACTCGACGCAGCGCCTCCTCTCCCCCTCGCAAGGCGCTATCATCCGCGCCCAGAGCAGAGCGAACGCTACCGCCAAGCCCGCCAACGTCAATATCGGCTGGATGAGCAATTGCACGCCAGGGTTGTTTGA
- a CDS encoding NUDIX hydrolase, which yields MTPTLDWQLIEQLQERLRHPLPGLQAHLTMAPSSRATPESLLVQGKPCREAAVLVLLFPVDGAPHTLLTVRRAHLSHHAGQVSFPGGRCEEGETFAQTALREAHEEIGLSAESVNLIGTLSPIYVPPSNFCVYPQVALADTPPRVLSESDEVQCVLFVPLAHFLTPRHIGIERWNLRDAPVHVPVYYVEPYKVWGATAMILAELLTILRELSLKTNPTNT from the coding sequence ATGACACCAACACTCGATTGGCAACTGATCGAACAACTGCAAGAGCGCCTGCGCCACCCACTGCCCGGTTTGCAAGCGCATCTGACCATGGCGCCCTCATCACGGGCGACACCTGAAAGCCTGCTGGTACAGGGGAAGCCCTGCCGTGAAGCAGCGGTGTTAGTGCTTCTTTTTCCTGTGGACGGTGCGCCGCATACACTGCTCACCGTGCGGCGCGCCCACCTCTCGCATCATGCGGGGCAAGTTTCATTTCCGGGTGGTCGGTGTGAAGAAGGCGAAACCTTTGCGCAAACTGCGCTGCGCGAAGCCCATGAGGAAATCGGCTTATCCGCCGAGAGCGTCAACCTGATTGGCACGCTCTCGCCGATTTACGTGCCACCTTCCAATTTTTGCGTTTATCCACAAGTGGCGCTCGCCGACACACCACCGCGCGTGCTCTCGGAAAGCGACGAAGTGCAATGTGTGCTGTTTGTGCCGCTGGCGCACTTTCTCACGCCTCGCCACATTGGCATCGAGCGCTGGAACTTGCGCGACGCGCCTGTGCATGTGCCGGTTTACTACGTTGAACCGTACAAAGTGTGGGGCGCAACCGCCATGATTTTGGCGGAACTCTTGACCATTCTCCGCGAACTCAGTTTGAAAACCAACCCAACGAATACGTAA
- a CDS encoding glycosyltransferase family 4 protein: protein MRIGIDARILAYRRAGIGQYTLRLVEHLARIDRNNEYILLQSRKDPSIYVSQPNFKRATLWTPSHHRLEPWALSLETARLGLDLLHSPDFIPPFWRTYKSVITIHDLGFLIFPHFVQEDAARHYGKIDRAARHADHIIAVSHSTKQDIMKLLGVPSDRITVIHEAANPIYRPIQDREQLDAVRRKYNLPETFVLFVSTIEPRKNLPTLLKALHRLKNEYRTELVLAVAGEKGWLYEDVFQLVHRLKLGKQVRFLGRVPLEDLPLLYNAATVHVHPSYYEGFGLTPLEAMACGTPTIVSNVSSLPEVVGDAGLRVNPEDDEELAVAIWRVLNDSALRDMLREKGLKRARMFSWEKAAREHLRVYMQVLGKPLPDTLSTEE, encoded by the coding sequence ATGCGAATTGGAATTGATGCACGCATCCTGGCCTATCGGCGTGCGGGGATTGGGCAATACACCCTACGCCTCGTCGAACATCTTGCCAGGATTGACCGCAACAACGAGTACATCCTCTTGCAAAGTCGCAAGGACCCTTCCATCTACGTCTCTCAGCCGAATTTCAAACGCGCAACACTCTGGACACCCAGCCACCACCGTTTGGAACCATGGGCGCTTTCCCTTGAAACTGCGCGGCTGGGACTCGATTTGCTTCATTCACCGGATTTTATTCCGCCGTTTTGGCGTACCTACAAGTCGGTCATCACCATTCACGATTTGGGCTTCCTCATCTTTCCCCACTTTGTTCAGGAAGACGCCGCCCGCCACTATGGCAAAATTGACCGTGCGGCACGCCACGCCGACCATATCATCGCCGTCTCGCACAGCACCAAGCAAGACATCATGAAGTTGCTGGGGGTCCCGTCCGACCGTATCACGGTGATTCACGAAGCCGCCAACCCCATCTACCGCCCGATTCAGGACCGCGAGCAACTGGACGCCGTTCGCCGCAAGTACAATTTGCCCGAAACCTTTGTGCTCTTCGTCAGCACCATTGAACCACGCAAGAACCTGCCCACGCTCTTGAAAGCCCTGCACCGCCTGAAAAACGAGTATCGTACCGAACTGGTGCTGGCGGTTGCCGGCGAAAAAGGCTGGCTCTATGAAGACGTGTTCCAACTGGTGCATCGTCTCAAATTGGGCAAACAAGTGCGCTTTCTTGGGCGCGTCCCGCTGGAAGACCTGCCACTGCTCTACAATGCGGCGACCGTTCATGTGCACCCCAGTTATTACGAAGGCTTTGGGCTCACGCCGCTGGAAGCCATGGCATGCGGCACGCCCACCATCGTGAGCAACGTCTCCAGCCTGCCCGAAGTGGTGGGCGACGCCGGGTTGCGTGTGAACCCCGAAGATGATGAGGAACTTGCCGTTGCGATCTGGCGCGTGCTGAACGATTCCGCCCTGCGCGATATGTTGCGTGAAAAAGGCTTGAAACGCGCCCGCATGTTCTCATGGGAAAAAGCCGCCCGCGAGCATCTGCGTGTGTACATGCAGGTACTCGGCAAACCCTTGCCCGACACGCTTTCCACTGAGGAGTAG
- a CDS encoding M1 family metallopeptidase, producing the protein MRKTVATSLLLLLWLSVACRQTPPTPTPTATPTATNTPTPTPTSHAQTGLLAACPVDEQQHAMREGVALAWEQLPLQACYDLWLDLRSIEEGTYEGKGVITFLNGSGAPLADIVLRLYPNADVIYGGALELLSVAVDGVNRSGEAILDDGTAWRIPLDTPLAPDSLHTLHVTFRGTLPVDFPADDIYGIFHLSRREPIAALANWYPMLAAWRNGAWDVRPVYAEGDAVVSLTSLYRVQVEHPPEWQIVSTGVALDETPTKKVLVSGPARDFTILASPAYRHHEQVVDGVRVHHWGFTDDTQLAESALRVAVDALRLFDERFGAYPYAELDAAAMPMQAAAGVEYPGLAIAAQNLYETEGGRRFLPVALAHEVAHQWWYAVVGSDVLAAPWQDEALTTFSSFLYFEVHDPSFYTQLLDVYRQRVEEFEARGAEPIAQPLAAFEGRGEAYGVVVYLKGALFFQALRERLGDEHFFAALQTYYREWQYRLAPPDALLNAFEEACACSLDAFYREWGVRQ; encoded by the coding sequence ATGCGCAAAACAGTGGCTACATCTCTGCTTCTGCTGCTCTGGTTGAGCGTAGCCTGCCGCCAAACACCACCCACGCCGACACCCACAGCGACGCCAACTGCCACCAACACACCCACGCCGACACCTACCTCCCACGCTCAGACAGGGCTGCTGGCAGCCTGTCCTGTGGACGAGCAGCAGCACGCCATGCGTGAAGGTGTGGCGCTTGCGTGGGAGCAGTTGCCTTTGCAAGCCTGCTATGACCTCTGGCTGGATTTGCGCTCGATTGAAGAGGGGACTTATGAGGGCAAAGGCGTCATCACGTTTCTCAACGGGAGTGGCGCACCGCTCGCGGATATTGTGTTGCGGCTCTATCCCAACGCTGATGTGATTTACGGCGGCGCGCTGGAATTGCTCTCGGTTGCGGTGGATGGCGTGAACCGTTCAGGAGAAGCGATATTGGACGATGGAACAGCGTGGCGTATTCCCCTTGATACCCCGCTGGCGCCCGACTCCCTGCACACGTTGCATGTGACGTTTCGCGGCACGCTTCCTGTTGATTTTCCCGCCGACGACATTTACGGCATTTTCCACCTGAGCCGCCGCGAACCAATAGCCGCCCTTGCAAACTGGTATCCCATGCTTGCCGCCTGGCGCAATGGCGCGTGGGATGTGCGCCCGGTTTACGCCGAAGGGGACGCCGTTGTCAGCCTGACGTCGCTCTACCGTGTTCAGGTTGAGCACCCGCCGGAGTGGCAGATTGTGAGCACAGGCGTGGCTTTGGATGAAACCCCAACAAAGAAGGTGCTGGTGAGTGGCCCTGCGCGCGATTTTACGATTTTGGCGTCGCCGGCGTATCGGCACCACGAGCAAGTGGTAGATGGCGTGCGCGTTCACCATTGGGGCTTCACCGATGATACGCAACTGGCTGAAAGCGCGTTGCGTGTGGCGGTGGACGCGTTGCGCTTGTTCGATGAGCGTTTTGGCGCCTATCCCTACGCCGAATTGGATGCCGCGGCAATGCCCATGCAAGCCGCGGCGGGTGTTGAATATCCGGGCTTGGCGATTGCCGCACAGAACCTGTACGAAACGGAAGGCGGGCGGCGCTTTTTGCCGGTGGCGCTGGCGCACGAGGTTGCTCATCAGTGGTGGTACGCTGTGGTGGGGAGCGATGTGCTGGCGGCGCCCTGGCAAGATGAAGCGCTGACCACGTTTTCATCCTTCCTCTACTTCGAGGTGCATGACCCGTCTTTTTACACGCAACTGCTTGACGTTTACCGACAGCGTGTAGAAGAGTTTGAAGCGCGAGGGGCGGAACCGATTGCCCAGCCCTTGGCGGCGTTTGAGGGGCGCGGTGAAGCGTATGGCGTCGTGGTCTATCTCAAAGGGGCGCTCTTTTTCCAGGCGTTGCGGGAGCGTTTGGGCGATGAACACTTTTTCGCCGCGTTGCAAACCTACTATCGCGAGTGGCAATATCGCCTGGCGCCGCCCGACGCATTGTTGAATGCGTTTGAAGAAGCGTGCGCGTGTTCGCTGGATGCGTTCTACCGCGAATGGGGCGTGCGTCAATAG
- a CDS encoding glycosyltransferase, whose product MRLLFMTPQLPYPPHQGASLRNWAFIRELARRHEVHLFTLLAPGQSIADHATQTVRDHVASLTALPQPTRSTARRLWQLLASPRPDLALRLWHPQIASALAQTLSEGAFDIVQVEGLELMALCEPWLGQARGPRWVYDAHNAEADLQASAWHADRRNPRRWHAAAYSFIQWHKLRRYEATMLPRFDGLTCVSNADAESLAALSGRQPLVVPNGVDTARFAPGRVAPHARLRDHPAVVFTGKMDFRPNVDAVLWFAHEIWPRIRAAVPQARFWIVGQRPTAAVQALGEIEGIHVTGAVPDIEPYLEGASVVIAPLRMGSGTRLKVLQALSMARPMVSTTLGCAGLGVRHNEHLAIADTPETFAAHTIDLLTNPNAARAMAARGREYVRAHYDWRVLVPRLETLYETLLEHARAP is encoded by the coding sequence ATGCGTCTGCTCTTCATGACGCCGCAACTGCCGTATCCCCCGCATCAAGGCGCAAGCCTGCGGAATTGGGCGTTCATCCGTGAATTGGCGCGCCGCCACGAAGTCCATCTGTTCACACTGCTTGCACCGGGGCAATCCATCGCCGACCACGCCACGCAAACCGTGCGCGACCATGTGGCGTCGCTGACGGCGTTGCCCCAGCCCACCCGCTCAACCGCACGGCGGCTCTGGCAACTGCTGGCATCCCCGCGCCCCGACCTGGCGCTACGGCTCTGGCATCCGCAGATTGCTTCCGCTTTGGCGCAGACGTTGAGCGAAGGCGCGTTCGACATCGTGCAAGTGGAAGGGCTGGAACTCATGGCGCTCTGTGAACCCTGGTTGGGGCAAGCCCGTGGTCCCCGCTGGGTGTACGACGCCCACAACGCCGAAGCCGACCTACAAGCCAGCGCCTGGCACGCCGACCGGCGCAATCCTCGCCGCTGGCACGCCGCCGCCTACTCGTTCATTCAGTGGCACAAATTGCGCCGCTACGAAGCCACCATGTTGCCCCGCTTCGACGGGCTTACCTGTGTGAGCAACGCCGACGCCGAGAGCCTCGCCGCGTTGAGTGGACGCCAGCCCCTCGTCGTTCCCAATGGTGTGGACACTGCGCGCTTTGCGCCGGGGCGCGTGGCGCCTCACGCCAGACTGCGCGACCACCCCGCCGTGGTGTTCACCGGCAAAATGGATTTTCGCCCGAACGTGGACGCTGTGCTCTGGTTCGCCCATGAGATTTGGCCACGCATTCGCGCGGCTGTTCCGCAAGCCCGTTTCTGGATTGTGGGGCAACGCCCCACGGCGGCGGTACAGGCGCTGGGCGAGATAGAGGGCATCCACGTCACGGGGGCTGTGCCCGATATTGAGCCGTACCTTGAAGGGGCGTCCGTCGTCATCGCGCCTTTGCGCATGGGGAGCGGCACACGGCTGAAGGTGTTGCAGGCGCTCAGCATGGCGCGCCCCATGGTGAGCACCACGCTCGGCTGCGCCGGGCTGGGTGTGCGGCACAATGAGCACCTTGCCATCGCCGATACCCCCGAGACCTTTGCGGCGCACACGATAGACCTGCTCACCAATCCCAACGCCGCCCGTGCCATGGCCGCCCGTGGGCGTGAATATGTGCGCGCGCATTACGATTGGCGCGTGCTGGTGCCCCGTTTGGAAACGCTCTACGAAACACTGCTCGAACACGCCCGCGCACCATGA
- a CDS encoding RNA polymerase sigma factor, which produces MSTRETIEQELAWVQAALNGDEAAFTALVEAYATPVYNLCYRMLGDAAEAEDAAQETFVRLYRRLHTYDQSRKFSSWVLAIASHHCIDRLRRRRLKQVSIEELPPWQPLVSRRARPEEVVAERDRDERLQALLMELPEDYRLPLVLHYWYGYSYEEICEITGLSLSALKSRLHRARHRLAKLMREKSPDLLPPHARTNGKDRSSQPVNSTKRQNETYS; this is translated from the coding sequence ATGTCCACACGTGAAACCATTGAGCAGGAACTGGCGTGGGTACAAGCCGCGTTGAATGGAGACGAAGCCGCATTTACGGCGCTCGTCGAAGCCTACGCGACGCCAGTGTACAACCTCTGCTATCGGATGCTGGGCGATGCGGCGGAAGCCGAAGACGCCGCTCAGGAAACGTTTGTTCGCCTCTACCGCCGACTGCACACATACGACCAAAGCCGCAAATTTTCTTCATGGGTGCTGGCTATTGCCTCGCACCACTGCATTGACCGCCTGCGCCGTCGGCGCTTGAAACAGGTTTCGATTGAGGAACTTCCACCCTGGCAACCACTGGTCTCGCGCCGGGCGCGCCCGGAAGAGGTTGTTGCCGAGCGCGACCGCGACGAACGCCTGCAAGCGCTGTTGATGGAGTTGCCGGAGGATTATCGGCTCCCGCTGGTGTTGCACTACTGGTACGGCTACTCCTACGAAGAAATTTGCGAGATAACCGGTTTGAGCCTGAGCGCGTTGAAAAGCCGCTTGCATCGCGCCCGCCATCGCCTGGCGAAACTGATGCGCGAAAAAAGCCCAGACCTGCTCCCGCCGCATGCTCGTACAAACGGCAAAGACCGCTCATCACAGCCGGTCAATTCGACGAAACGACAAAATGAAACGTATTCCTAA
- a CDS encoding anti-sigma factor family protein produces the protein MMSHALDHELGDEQWQLLRAHIRACQECMETWQALRHLDTVLRAAPIATPPPGFAQRAAAHAFNAQRRRERLWLLLALMGGTFALGSFLLAMVLLSSGTWLGLLTMPDVFVESGRTLMEGAQLLGEGILTFLVQLNQVMFDQFLWLTTSLSILACLTWLMLLRIVQRTSPVLVEA, from the coding sequence ATGATGTCGCACGCACTCGACCATGAATTGGGGGATGAACAATGGCAATTGTTGCGCGCGCACATTCGCGCTTGCCAGGAATGCATGGAGACGTGGCAGGCGTTGCGCCACCTGGATACGGTGCTGCGCGCGGCTCCGATAGCCACACCACCGCCCGGCTTTGCACAACGCGCCGCTGCGCATGCGTTCAACGCACAGCGACGCCGTGAACGCTTGTGGCTGTTGCTTGCCTTGATGGGCGGCACATTTGCGCTGGGCAGTTTCTTGTTGGCGATGGTTTTGCTCTCGTCGGGGACATGGCTGGGGCTGCTCACCATGCCCGATGTCTTTGTCGAAAGTGGACGCACGTTGATGGAAGGTGCGCAATTGCTGGGTGAAGGAATTCTCACCTTCCTCGTCCAGCTCAACCAAGTGATGTTTGACCAGTTCTTGTGGCTTACAACCAGCCTGAGCATTCTGGCATGTTTGACTTGGCTCATGCTTCTACGCATTGTGCAACGCACTTCCCCTGTTCTGGTCGAGGCGTAA
- the pth gene encoding aminoacyl-tRNA hydrolase — MAAPYLIVGLGNPGPQYARNRHNVGFQVLDRLAARHGLSFSRTMHRALVAEGRIDGRRVILAKPLTYMNNSGEAVGALVRYFNIPIEQVLVVYDDMDLPQGALRLRPKGGSGGQRGMQSIIHHLGTEVFPRLRVGIGRPPGRMDAAAYVLQNFSPDEETIMEEVRERAADAIETWLREGLQAAMNRFNT; from the coding sequence ATGGCGGCGCCGTATCTGATTGTTGGGTTGGGGAACCCCGGCCCGCAGTATGCACGCAATCGGCATAACGTTGGGTTTCAGGTGCTTGACCGGCTGGCGGCGCGGCATGGGCTTTCATTTTCACGCACCATGCACCGCGCTTTGGTGGCCGAAGGGCGCATTGATGGGCGGCGTGTCATTCTGGCGAAGCCGCTCACCTACATGAACAACAGCGGCGAAGCCGTAGGGGCGTTGGTGCGCTATTTCAACATCCCGATTGAGCAGGTGTTGGTGGTGTACGACGACATGGATTTGCCGCAGGGGGCTTTGCGTTTGCGCCCCAAAGGGGGCTCAGGTGGGCAGCGCGGCATGCAGTCCATCATCCACCATTTGGGGACGGAAGTGTTCCCGCGGTTGCGTGTGGGGATTGGACGCCCACCCGGCCGCATGGATGCGGCGGCGTATGTCTTGCAAAACTTTTCGCCTGACGAAGAAACCATCATGGAAGAAGTGCGCGAACGGGCGGCGGACGCCATCGAAACATGGCTGCGCGAAGGGTTGCAAGCCGCCATGAACCGCTTCAACACCTGA
- a CDS encoding MarR family winged helix-turn-helix transcriptional regulator: MNELELAAKVIEVVPYLSRSLNAAAREELGNTLTLQQLRVLAFLRRHPGSSLGDLARWRDVSMPTMSKMIQSLVASGYVNRETNAQNRRTLVLTLTPKGEEVYLAILTRLQKRLAAMLADIPPETRERIADSLEVLADAVADVGEVRQHLPLMTRHAPSQE; this comes from the coding sequence GTGAACGAGTTAGAATTAGCCGCGAAGGTCATTGAAGTGGTGCCCTACCTTTCACGCAGCCTGAACGCCGCCGCACGTGAAGAGTTGGGCAACACGTTGACTTTACAGCAACTCCGTGTGCTGGCGTTTCTGCGCCGCCATCCAGGGTCGTCGTTGGGCGACCTTGCCCGCTGGCGTGATGTTTCCATGCCCACGATGAGCAAGATGATTCAAAGTTTGGTCGCCAGTGGGTATGTCAACCGCGAAACCAACGCCCAAAATCGGCGCACCCTCGTTCTGACGCTCACGCCCAAAGGTGAAGAAGTCTACCTCGCCATTTTGACGCGGCTCCAAAAGCGGCTTGCCGCCATGCTGGCTGATATTCCCCCCGAAACACGCGAACGCATCGCCGATAGCCTTGAAGTGCTAGCCGACGCCGTCGCCGATGTCGGCGAAGTGCGCCAACATTTGCCGCTCATGACGCGTCATGCCCCCTCGCAGGAATGA
- a CDS encoding glycosyltransferase family 9 protein produces MIPLRPPNLRATARLLLLHAAARLAARRPTPPPPDTPRRLVLIRPDHLGDILFLTPVLPLLREALPHTHITALVGRWAAPLLTGHPALDAVETLDFPWFDRQPRRSLWDPYARLFRAAQTLAGRFDTAVILRFDHWWGGWLAAQAGIPRRIGYATPALAPFLTDAVPYTEGLHEVVQNARLLNRFGVPATLSPHIAPLFFPLDDAARARARTLPTPPGSGPLVAIHPGSGAPVKRWRPEKWGALATMLHTRYGARFVLTGGPAERDLAAAVAAHTDAPLVNLAGQTDLPTLAALFERCALVIGPDSGPLHIAVAVGTPTVHLYGPVSPATFGPWGPPERHRVVTRALACQYCHRLDWPEEVLADHPCVHGISVEAVLAAAETLLRG; encoded by the coding sequence ATGATACCCCTGCGCCCCCCCAACCTGCGCGCCACTGCGCGCCTGCTCCTGTTGCACGCCGCTGCACGTCTGGCGGCTCGCCGCCCCACACCACCACCGCCCGACACGCCGCGCCGACTCGTGCTCATCCGTCCCGACCATCTGGGCGACATTCTGTTCCTGACACCCGTTTTGCCGCTGTTGCGCGAAGCGTTGCCGCACACGCACATCACCGCGCTGGTGGGGCGTTGGGCGGCTCCACTGCTCACCGGTCATCCCGCGCTTGACGCTGTGGAAACGCTCGATTTTCCCTGGTTCGACCGCCAACCACGGCGCTCATTGTGGGACCCCTACGCGCGCCTCTTTCGCGCGGCACAGACGCTCGCCGGGCGCTTCGACACCGCCGTCATTCTGCGTTTCGACCATTGGTGGGGCGGCTGGTTGGCGGCACAAGCGGGTATCCCGCGCCGCATCGGCTACGCCACACCGGCGCTCGCACCGTTTCTGACCGACGCCGTTCCCTACACCGAGGGGCTTCACGAAGTGGTGCAGAACGCCCGCCTGCTGAACCGGTTTGGCGTTCCCGCCACGCTTTCGCCGCACATAGCCCCACTCTTCTTCCCGCTCGACGACGCCGCCCGTGCACGGGCGCGCACCCTTCCAACACCCCCCGGCAGTGGTCCACTGGTCGCCATTCACCCAGGCAGTGGCGCGCCCGTCAAGCGCTGGCGTCCGGAAAAATGGGGGGCGCTCGCCACCATGCTCCACACCCGCTACGGGGCGCGGTTCGTGCTGACGGGGGGACCCGCCGAGCGCGACCTTGCCGCGGCTGTAGCCGCACACACAGACGCCCCGCTCGTCAACCTTGCCGGGCAAACCGACCTGCCCACACTGGCGGCGCTCTTTGAACGCTGCGCCCTCGTGATTGGACCAGACAGCGGTCCATTGCACATTGCGGTTGCCGTGGGAACGCCCACCGTGCATCTCTACGGTCCCGTCAGCCCCGCCACCTTTGGTCCCTGGGGACCACCTGAGCGGCATCGCGTCGTCACACGCGCCCTCGCCTGCCAGTACTGCCACCGTCTCGATTGGCCTGAAGAGGTGCTTGCTGACCATCCCTGCGTCCACGGTATCTCCGTTGAAGCGGTGTTGGCGGCGGCGGAAACGTTATTGCGGGGCTAA